One window of Treponema denticola genomic DNA carries:
- a CDS encoding CapA family protein, with product MKKNLNYYLFLFITAAVFVLNSCNSTEIPESKLPEKGNNISELVLSFSGDIMAHDVNFKMKDYNRIYDDVRDILLNDDLTFGNVETPVCEERPLSSFPCFNIHKDYFKAAIDGGFDVFSFANNHTNDQGIQGIDGTIKSFNALKEEYKNKELFSSGLKNKEDEDFKPVLIEKKGWKILFLSITELVNSHGKSKHRLYYSEPTKAGREKLLLSIKKMREENPCDIFILSLHLNEAEYGLKVLDSKKTWFKALAQAGIDVVWANHPHVLQDWELSEVELLNENSEEDIFYVNKKEGKEQPAKPPKVKKNAFFMYSMGNFISGQRWKVNYADPAYYREYTGDSIIMQLHLKKINGILQPEIEAAPVLITNYNEKDAPVIKRFTQEWIETLPEKERAYYLKRLELMRAYLPKLK from the coding sequence ATGAAAAAAAATCTTAACTATTATTTATTTTTATTTATCACAGCGGCGGTTTTTGTTTTAAATTCCTGTAATTCAACTGAAATTCCGGAATCAAAATTACCTGAAAAAGGAAACAATATAAGCGAACTTGTTTTAAGCTTCTCAGGCGACATTATGGCTCATGATGTCAATTTTAAAATGAAAGACTACAATCGAATTTATGATGATGTCAGGGATATTCTTTTAAATGATGATTTAACTTTTGGAAATGTAGAAACACCGGTCTGTGAGGAAAGGCCGCTTTCAAGCTTTCCATGTTTTAATATACATAAAGATTATTTTAAAGCTGCAATAGATGGGGGATTCGATGTCTTTTCCTTTGCCAATAATCACACCAACGATCAAGGCATTCAGGGAATTGACGGCACAATTAAAAGCTTTAATGCTTTAAAAGAAGAATATAAAAATAAAGAGCTTTTTTCTTCCGGTTTAAAAAACAAAGAAGATGAAGACTTTAAACCTGTCTTAATTGAAAAAAAAGGCTGGAAAATTTTATTTTTATCTATAACGGAACTTGTCAACTCTCACGGCAAATCAAAGCACAGGCTTTATTACTCGGAACCCACAAAGGCAGGAAGGGAAAAACTTCTTTTATCCATAAAAAAAATGAGGGAAGAAAATCCTTGCGATATTTTTATTCTTTCCCTTCATCTAAATGAGGCGGAATACGGCCTTAAGGTTTTAGATAGTAAAAAGACATGGTTTAAGGCTTTGGCCCAAGCAGGAATAGATGTAGTCTGGGCTAATCATCCCCATGTTTTACAGGATTGGGAGCTTTCCGAAGTGGAACTTTTAAATGAAAATTCAGAGGAAGATATTTTTTATGTAAATAAAAAAGAAGGTAAGGAGCAGCCGGCAAAACCGCCTAAGGTTAAAAAAAATGCCTTTTTTATGTACTCTATGGGAAATTTTATTTCGGGTCAAAGGTGGAAGGTGAACTATGCCGATCCGGCCTATTACAGGGAATATACGGGAGACTCAATAATAATGCAGTTACATTTAAAAAAAATAAACGGTATCTTGCAGCCTGAAATAGAGGCAGCCCCTGTTTTAATTACAAACTATAATGAAAAAGATGCCCCCGTAATAAAACGGTTTACCCAAGAATGGATTGAGACCCTTCCCGAAAAAGAAAGGGCCTACTATCTTAAAAGGCTTGAGCTTATGAGGGCTTACTTGCCTAAGCTAAAATAA